In Ctenopharyngodon idella isolate HZGC_01 chromosome 20, HZGC01, whole genome shotgun sequence, the following proteins share a genomic window:
- the si:ch211-140l13.3 gene encoding centromere protein J isoform X3, with protein sequence MSAEIPQNRTVVETSLSQKTNIFQSVSSVVQHHEENQSSCQLPPMSESDPSFPSKSVSQEAFEEQRVSEMGRSACQPAQHMSERSPQENPGQNELLLQRQVKQLQRVLQEQNALLSLISPGLILSPTFLAHWQAQTPQSSSEADPLNPTENLDAFKESSTKPSYSGQAENESEALATNNSNDVAPSAELRCLFPIKEESSETAQEDCPLSPFGLRQGLPPNPEERPIRPGLREEQKTFEEFVEEHLKTDQAVLQYENQVSTQIIGAEKRNFLRKGEGTSRISKGKDCSQNVKRRCSISPQTMNIKPSQKSVRPTEEMPNRSSPALKGVGNLSDQRSGLEDSLKRTADLQEDNYSSNSKGKVKALTANIANNAASLKSKHSEGVMRNYDKTNGSKPSGSAQAQSRSIGFKKINDHIVKVNEKNCLTKHYRQSGRTSKEVNLTDEVMESLALSESNDSTSSEDGPNSQPHSPFPHYLSRHTDHKDQSLDLSDGDYASDAPSETRFNEEHRTSTPMSSSSSFSSDSELKSLEESMANHSKKTEERRTNSDFRPPSAPEPLRTTFPKVKVTPEDITHGMEQEKPHTLIRSKMEEHGFNGCRPLLRLKKELQEPQDLREQISSLKQQLMERESHWSQAHSLLQSRVEALTRENQELHSRLNVNKKSHQSAGSFAPQAGSYSAVRFEKSREEPQKTPHVRSATPAFNKPTIHKTQQIDSFARTHTTSSAKLNSYKPVEANKRSVTKANRITECTAGSLRKNSALYTDSPQNNGMITQGGKGSLFYHHTDCNDAQMATQARKDKVQEETHYPDGRVERLFLNGCRVITFRNGTKKEIGVDKSITVTFFNGDVKRTLADGTVIYYYCDAQTTHSTYPSGLEVIQFPNNQREKHHPDGTREISFPDGTVKILHSDGREESVFPDGTIVKISQHGEKMVEFTNGQREIHTSQYKRRMYPDGTVKTVYTNGRQETKFSSGRVRIKNNECVIMDKK encoded by the exons ATGTCTGCAGAAATACCCCAAAACCGAACTGTGGTAGAAACCAGTTTGAGtcaaaagacaaacatctttcAATCTGTCAGCTCTGTTGTCCAGCATCATGAAGAAAACCAGTCGAGCTGCCAACTACCTCCAATGAGTGAATCTGACCCTAGTTTTCCATCTAAGTCGGTGAGTCAGGAGGCTTTTGAGGAACAGCGGGTATCTGAAATGGGCAGATCTGCCTGCCAACCTGCCCAACATATGTCTGAAAGATCCCCTCAAGAG AATCCAGGCCAAAATGAGCTTCTCCTTCAGCGTCAGGTGAAGCAGTTGCAGAGGGTTTTACAGGAACAGAACGCACTGCTCTCTCTTATCAGTCCAG GACTGATTTTATCTCCCACATTCTTAGCGCACTGGCAAGCCCAGACACCTCAAAGCTCTTCAGAAGCTGATCCCCTCAACCCTACTGAGAATTTAGATGCCTTCAAGGAAAGCTCAACCAAACCCTCATATTCTGGCCAGGCTGAGAATGAGTCAGAGGCTCTGGCAACTAATAACAGCAATG ATGTTGCACCATCAGCAGAGCTCAGATGCTTGTTTCCTATTAAAGAAGAGTCTTCAGAAACTGCACAAGAAGACTGTCCTCTTAGCCCTTTCGGATTGAGGCAAGGTCTCCCACCAAACCCAGAGGAAAG GCCTATTCGACCAGGACTGAGAGAAGagcaaaaaacatttgaagAGTTTGTTGAAGAACATCTCAAAACAGACCAGGCTGTTCTCCAATATGAGAATCAG GTTAGTACACAAATCATAGGAGCAGAGAAGAGGAATTTCCTTCGTAAAGGAGAAGGAACATCTAGAATTTCAAAGGGTAAGGACTGCTCACAAAATGTGAAGAGGAGATGCTCTATTAGTCCACAAACAATGAACATAAAGCCTAGTCAGAAGTCGGTACGACCCACTGAAGAGATGCCAAATAGGAGCAGTCCTGCTCTGAAGGGTGTAGGAAACCTCAGTGACCAAAGATCTGGCCTGGAAGACTCTCTAAAGAGGACCGCTGATCTACAAGAAGATAATTATTCATCAAACAGCAAAGGGAAAGTCAAAGCTTTGACTGCTAATATTGCTAACAATGCAGCCTCACTTAaaagtaagcacagtgaaggagTCATGAGGAATTATGATAAAACCAATGGAAGTAAGCCAAGTGGATCTGCTCAGGCACAAAGTAGGAGCAttggctttaaaaaaattaatgaccACATTGTCAAAGTCAATGAGAAAAATTGTCTTACCAAACACTACCGTCAAAGTGGACGTACATCTAAAGAAGTCAATTTAACCGACGAGGTGATGGAGTCACTGGCTCTTAGTGAATCTAATGACAGCACTAGCAGTGAAGATGGACCCAACTCTCAGCCTCACAGTCCATTTCCTCATTATCTTTCAAGGCACACGGATCACAAAGATCAGAGTCTGGATCTGTCGGATGGCGACTACGCTAGTGATGCTCCGAGTGAGACTCGATTCAATGAAGAACATCGCACTTCAACTCCTATGTCTAGTTCTTCGAGCTTCAGCAGTGATTCTGAGCTCAAGAGCTTAGAGGAGTCTATGGCTAACCACTCCAAgaaaacagaagaaagaaggacCAACAGTGATTTTAGACCACCTTCTGCTCCTGAACCTCTCAGAACGACATTTCCAAAAGTCAAGGTTACTCCAGAAGACATCACACACGGCATGGAGCAAGAGAAACCACATACTTTAATCAG GTCGAAGATGGAAGAGCATGGTTTTAATGGCTGCAGACCTTTGCTCAGGCTTAAGAAAGAACTTCAGGAACCTCAG GATCTGAGAGAGCAGATCTCATCTCTGAAGCAGCAGCTGATGGAGAGGGAGTCTCACTGGTCACAGGCCCACAGTCTcctccagagccgtgtggaaGCCCTTACCCGAGAGAACCAGGAGCTTCACAGCAGGCTCAATGTGAACAAGAAATCGCACCAGAGTGCTGGTTCCTTTGCTCCTCAGGCTGGATCATACAGCGCAGTGAGA TTTGAGAAAAGCAGAGAGGAACCACAGAAGACCCCTCATGTTAGGAGCGCAACTCCAGCCTTTAACAAACCCACCATCCATAAGACACAACAGATCGAT tcatttgcTAGGACCCATACAACTAGTTCAGCTAAACTCAATTCCTATAAACCCGTTGAG GCAAATAAACGCTCTGTTACCAAAGCTAATAGGATAACTGAATGCACAGCCGGCTCTTTGA GAAAGAATTCTGCACTTTACACTGACAGTCCACAGAACAATGGCATGATTACACAAGGTGGAAAG GGAAGTTTGTTTTATCATCATACTGACTGCAATGATGCACAAATGGCAACCCAGGCCAGAAAAGACAAAGTACAGGAGGAAACTCACTATCCAGATGGAAGG GTTGAACGTCTTTTTTTGAACGGATGTCGTGTGATCACATTTCGCAATGGAACGAAGAAAGAGATTGGTGTTGACAAGTCGATCACTGTTACCTTCTTCAACGGAGATGTTAAACGCACACTGGCTGATGGGACTGTG ATATACTACTATTGTGATGCCCAAACAACACACTCAACCTATCCATCTGGTTTGGAGGTTATACAGTTTCCAAACAACCAAAGag AAAAACACCATCCTGATGGCACAAGGGAAATATCCTTCCCGGATGGCACCGTCAAGATTCTCCACTCCGATGGTCGAGAGGAAAGTGTTTTTCCAGATGGAACTATTGTCAAGATATCACA ACATGGTGAAAAGATGGTGGAGTTTACTAATGGGCAGAGAGAGATCCATACTTCACAGTACAAGCGGAGGATGTACCCGGATGGAACCGTTAAAACTGTCTATACGAATGGGAGGCAAGAGACAAAGTTCTCATCTGGGAGGGTTCGCATTAAGAACAATGAATGCGTCATTATGgacaaaaagtga
- the si:ch211-140l13.3 gene encoding uncharacterized protein si:ch211-140l13.3 isoform X5 — protein sequence MSAEIPQNRTVVETSLSQKTNIFQSVSSVVQHHEENQSSCQLPPMSESDPSFPSKSVSQEAFEEQRVSEMGRSACQPAQHMSERSPQENPGQNELLLQRQVKQLQRVLQEQNALLSLISPGLILSPTFLAHWQAQTPQSSSEADPLNPTENLDAFKESSTKPSYSGQAENESEALATNNSNDVAPSAELRCLFPIKEESSETAQEDCPLSPFGLRQGLPPNPEERYHMMPIRPGLREEQKTFEEFVEEHLKTDQAVLQYENQVSTQIIGAEKRNFLRKGEGTSRISKGKDCSQNVKRRCSISPQTMNIKPSQKSVRPTEEMPNRSSPALKGVGNLSDQRSGLEDSLKRTADLQEDNYSSNSKGKVKALTANIANNAASLKSKHSEGVMRNYDKTNGSKPSGSAQAQSRSIGFKKINDHIVKVNEKNCLTKHYRQSGRTSKEVNLTDEVMESLALSESNDSTSSEDGPNSQPHSPFPHYLSRHTDHKDQSLDLSDGDYASDAPSETRFNEEHRTSTPMSSSSSFSSDSELKSLEESMANHSKKTEERRTNSDFRPPSAPEPLRTTFPKVKVTPEDITHGMEQEKPHTLIRSKMEEHGFNGCRPLLRLKKELQEPQDLREQISSLKQQLMERESHWSQAHSLLQSRVEALTRENQELHSRLNVNKKSHQSAGSFAPQAGSYSAFEKSREEPQKTPHVRSATPAFNKPTIHKTQQIDANKRSVTKANRITECTAGSLRKNSALYTDSPQNNGMITQGGKGSLFYHHTDCNDAQMATQARKDKVQEETHYPDGRVERLFLNGCRVITFRNGTKKEIGVDKSITVTFFNGDVKRTLADGTVIYYYCDAQTTHSTYPSGLEVIQFPNNQREKHHPDGTREISFPDGTVKILHSDGREESVFPDGTIVKISQHGEKMVEFTNGQREIHTSQYKRRMYPDGTVKTVYTNGRQETKFSSGRVRIKNNECVIMDKK from the exons ATGTCTGCAGAAATACCCCAAAACCGAACTGTGGTAGAAACCAGTTTGAGtcaaaagacaaacatctttcAATCTGTCAGCTCTGTTGTCCAGCATCATGAAGAAAACCAGTCGAGCTGCCAACTACCTCCAATGAGTGAATCTGACCCTAGTTTTCCATCTAAGTCGGTGAGTCAGGAGGCTTTTGAGGAACAGCGGGTATCTGAAATGGGCAGATCTGCCTGCCAACCTGCCCAACATATGTCTGAAAGATCCCCTCAAGAG AATCCAGGCCAAAATGAGCTTCTCCTTCAGCGTCAGGTGAAGCAGTTGCAGAGGGTTTTACAGGAACAGAACGCACTGCTCTCTCTTATCAGTCCAG GACTGATTTTATCTCCCACATTCTTAGCGCACTGGCAAGCCCAGACACCTCAAAGCTCTTCAGAAGCTGATCCCCTCAACCCTACTGAGAATTTAGATGCCTTCAAGGAAAGCTCAACCAAACCCTCATATTCTGGCCAGGCTGAGAATGAGTCAGAGGCTCTGGCAACTAATAACAGCAATG ATGTTGCACCATCAGCAGAGCTCAGATGCTTGTTTCCTATTAAAGAAGAGTCTTCAGAAACTGCACAAGAAGACTGTCCTCTTAGCCCTTTCGGATTGAGGCAAGGTCTCCCACCAAACCCAGAGGAAAGGTATCATatgat GCCTATTCGACCAGGACTGAGAGAAGagcaaaaaacatttgaagAGTTTGTTGAAGAACATCTCAAAACAGACCAGGCTGTTCTCCAATATGAGAATCAG GTTAGTACACAAATCATAGGAGCAGAGAAGAGGAATTTCCTTCGTAAAGGAGAAGGAACATCTAGAATTTCAAAGGGTAAGGACTGCTCACAAAATGTGAAGAGGAGATGCTCTATTAGTCCACAAACAATGAACATAAAGCCTAGTCAGAAGTCGGTACGACCCACTGAAGAGATGCCAAATAGGAGCAGTCCTGCTCTGAAGGGTGTAGGAAACCTCAGTGACCAAAGATCTGGCCTGGAAGACTCTCTAAAGAGGACCGCTGATCTACAAGAAGATAATTATTCATCAAACAGCAAAGGGAAAGTCAAAGCTTTGACTGCTAATATTGCTAACAATGCAGCCTCACTTAaaagtaagcacagtgaaggagTCATGAGGAATTATGATAAAACCAATGGAAGTAAGCCAAGTGGATCTGCTCAGGCACAAAGTAGGAGCAttggctttaaaaaaattaatgaccACATTGTCAAAGTCAATGAGAAAAATTGTCTTACCAAACACTACCGTCAAAGTGGACGTACATCTAAAGAAGTCAATTTAACCGACGAGGTGATGGAGTCACTGGCTCTTAGTGAATCTAATGACAGCACTAGCAGTGAAGATGGACCCAACTCTCAGCCTCACAGTCCATTTCCTCATTATCTTTCAAGGCACACGGATCACAAAGATCAGAGTCTGGATCTGTCGGATGGCGACTACGCTAGTGATGCTCCGAGTGAGACTCGATTCAATGAAGAACATCGCACTTCAACTCCTATGTCTAGTTCTTCGAGCTTCAGCAGTGATTCTGAGCTCAAGAGCTTAGAGGAGTCTATGGCTAACCACTCCAAgaaaacagaagaaagaaggacCAACAGTGATTTTAGACCACCTTCTGCTCCTGAACCTCTCAGAACGACATTTCCAAAAGTCAAGGTTACTCCAGAAGACATCACACACGGCATGGAGCAAGAGAAACCACATACTTTAATCAG GTCGAAGATGGAAGAGCATGGTTTTAATGGCTGCAGACCTTTGCTCAGGCTTAAGAAAGAACTTCAGGAACCTCAG GATCTGAGAGAGCAGATCTCATCTCTGAAGCAGCAGCTGATGGAGAGGGAGTCTCACTGGTCACAGGCCCACAGTCTcctccagagccgtgtggaaGCCCTTACCCGAGAGAACCAGGAGCTTCACAGCAGGCTCAATGTGAACAAGAAATCGCACCAGAGTGCTGGTTCCTTTGCTCCTCAGGCTGGATCATACAGCGCA TTTGAGAAAAGCAGAGAGGAACCACAGAAGACCCCTCATGTTAGGAGCGCAACTCCAGCCTTTAACAAACCCACCATCCATAAGACACAACAGATCGAT GCAAATAAACGCTCTGTTACCAAAGCTAATAGGATAACTGAATGCACAGCCGGCTCTTTGA GAAAGAATTCTGCACTTTACACTGACAGTCCACAGAACAATGGCATGATTACACAAGGTGGAAAG GGAAGTTTGTTTTATCATCATACTGACTGCAATGATGCACAAATGGCAACCCAGGCCAGAAAAGACAAAGTACAGGAGGAAACTCACTATCCAGATGGAAGG GTTGAACGTCTTTTTTTGAACGGATGTCGTGTGATCACATTTCGCAATGGAACGAAGAAAGAGATTGGTGTTGACAAGTCGATCACTGTTACCTTCTTCAACGGAGATGTTAAACGCACACTGGCTGATGGGACTGTG ATATACTACTATTGTGATGCCCAAACAACACACTCAACCTATCCATCTGGTTTGGAGGTTATACAGTTTCCAAACAACCAAAGag AAAAACACCATCCTGATGGCACAAGGGAAATATCCTTCCCGGATGGCACCGTCAAGATTCTCCACTCCGATGGTCGAGAGGAAAGTGTTTTTCCAGATGGAACTATTGTCAAGATATCACA ACATGGTGAAAAGATGGTGGAGTTTACTAATGGGCAGAGAGAGATCCATACTTCACAGTACAAGCGGAGGATGTACCCGGATGGAACCGTTAAAACTGTCTATACGAATGGGAGGCAAGAGACAAAGTTCTCATCTGGGAGGGTTCGCATTAAGAACAATGAATGCGTCATTATGgacaaaaagtga
- the si:ch211-140l13.3 gene encoding uncharacterized protein si:ch211-140l13.3 isoform X4 — MSAEIPQNRTVVETSLSQKTNIFQSVSSVVQHHEENQSSCQLPPMSESDPSFPSKSVSQEAFEEQRVSEMGRSACQPAQHMSERSPQENPGQNELLLQRQVKQLQRVLQEQNALLSLISPGLILSPTFLAHWQAQTPQSSSEADPLNPTENLDAFKESSTKPSYSGQAENESEALATNNSNDVAPSAELRCLFPIKEESSETAQEDCPLSPFGLRQGLPPNPEERYHMMPIRPGLREEQKTFEEFVEEHLKTDQAVLQYENQVSTQIIGAEKRNFLRKGEGTSRISKGKDCSQNVKRRCSISPQTMNIKPSQKSVRPTEEMPNRSSPALKGVGNLSDQRSGLEDSLKRTADLQEDNYSSNSKGKVKALTANIANNAASLKSKHSEGVMRNYDKTNGSKPSGSAQAQSRSIGFKKINDHIVKVNEKNCLTKHYRQSGRTSKEVNLTDEVMESLALSESNDSTSSEDGPNSQPHSPFPHYLSRHTDHKDQSLDLSDGDYASDAPSETRFNEEHRTSTPMSSSSSFSSDSELKSLEESMANHSKKTEERRTNSDFRPPSAPEPLRTTFPKVKVTPEDITHGMEQEKPHTLIRSKMEEHGFNGCRPLLRLKKELQEPQDLREQISSLKQQLMERESHWSQAHSLLQSRVEALTRENQELHSRLNVNKKSHQSAGSFAPQAGSYSAVRFEKSREEPQKTPHVRSATPAFNKPTIHKTQQIDANKRSVTKANRITECTAGSLRKNSALYTDSPQNNGMITQGGKGSLFYHHTDCNDAQMATQARKDKVQEETHYPDGRVERLFLNGCRVITFRNGTKKEIGVDKSITVTFFNGDVKRTLADGTVIYYYCDAQTTHSTYPSGLEVIQFPNNQREKHHPDGTREISFPDGTVKILHSDGREESVFPDGTIVKISQHGEKMVEFTNGQREIHTSQYKRRMYPDGTVKTVYTNGRQETKFSSGRVRIKNNECVIMDKK, encoded by the exons ATGTCTGCAGAAATACCCCAAAACCGAACTGTGGTAGAAACCAGTTTGAGtcaaaagacaaacatctttcAATCTGTCAGCTCTGTTGTCCAGCATCATGAAGAAAACCAGTCGAGCTGCCAACTACCTCCAATGAGTGAATCTGACCCTAGTTTTCCATCTAAGTCGGTGAGTCAGGAGGCTTTTGAGGAACAGCGGGTATCTGAAATGGGCAGATCTGCCTGCCAACCTGCCCAACATATGTCTGAAAGATCCCCTCAAGAG AATCCAGGCCAAAATGAGCTTCTCCTTCAGCGTCAGGTGAAGCAGTTGCAGAGGGTTTTACAGGAACAGAACGCACTGCTCTCTCTTATCAGTCCAG GACTGATTTTATCTCCCACATTCTTAGCGCACTGGCAAGCCCAGACACCTCAAAGCTCTTCAGAAGCTGATCCCCTCAACCCTACTGAGAATTTAGATGCCTTCAAGGAAAGCTCAACCAAACCCTCATATTCTGGCCAGGCTGAGAATGAGTCAGAGGCTCTGGCAACTAATAACAGCAATG ATGTTGCACCATCAGCAGAGCTCAGATGCTTGTTTCCTATTAAAGAAGAGTCTTCAGAAACTGCACAAGAAGACTGTCCTCTTAGCCCTTTCGGATTGAGGCAAGGTCTCCCACCAAACCCAGAGGAAAGGTATCATatgat GCCTATTCGACCAGGACTGAGAGAAGagcaaaaaacatttgaagAGTTTGTTGAAGAACATCTCAAAACAGACCAGGCTGTTCTCCAATATGAGAATCAG GTTAGTACACAAATCATAGGAGCAGAGAAGAGGAATTTCCTTCGTAAAGGAGAAGGAACATCTAGAATTTCAAAGGGTAAGGACTGCTCACAAAATGTGAAGAGGAGATGCTCTATTAGTCCACAAACAATGAACATAAAGCCTAGTCAGAAGTCGGTACGACCCACTGAAGAGATGCCAAATAGGAGCAGTCCTGCTCTGAAGGGTGTAGGAAACCTCAGTGACCAAAGATCTGGCCTGGAAGACTCTCTAAAGAGGACCGCTGATCTACAAGAAGATAATTATTCATCAAACAGCAAAGGGAAAGTCAAAGCTTTGACTGCTAATATTGCTAACAATGCAGCCTCACTTAaaagtaagcacagtgaaggagTCATGAGGAATTATGATAAAACCAATGGAAGTAAGCCAAGTGGATCTGCTCAGGCACAAAGTAGGAGCAttggctttaaaaaaattaatgaccACATTGTCAAAGTCAATGAGAAAAATTGTCTTACCAAACACTACCGTCAAAGTGGACGTACATCTAAAGAAGTCAATTTAACCGACGAGGTGATGGAGTCACTGGCTCTTAGTGAATCTAATGACAGCACTAGCAGTGAAGATGGACCCAACTCTCAGCCTCACAGTCCATTTCCTCATTATCTTTCAAGGCACACGGATCACAAAGATCAGAGTCTGGATCTGTCGGATGGCGACTACGCTAGTGATGCTCCGAGTGAGACTCGATTCAATGAAGAACATCGCACTTCAACTCCTATGTCTAGTTCTTCGAGCTTCAGCAGTGATTCTGAGCTCAAGAGCTTAGAGGAGTCTATGGCTAACCACTCCAAgaaaacagaagaaagaaggacCAACAGTGATTTTAGACCACCTTCTGCTCCTGAACCTCTCAGAACGACATTTCCAAAAGTCAAGGTTACTCCAGAAGACATCACACACGGCATGGAGCAAGAGAAACCACATACTTTAATCAG GTCGAAGATGGAAGAGCATGGTTTTAATGGCTGCAGACCTTTGCTCAGGCTTAAGAAAGAACTTCAGGAACCTCAG GATCTGAGAGAGCAGATCTCATCTCTGAAGCAGCAGCTGATGGAGAGGGAGTCTCACTGGTCACAGGCCCACAGTCTcctccagagccgtgtggaaGCCCTTACCCGAGAGAACCAGGAGCTTCACAGCAGGCTCAATGTGAACAAGAAATCGCACCAGAGTGCTGGTTCCTTTGCTCCTCAGGCTGGATCATACAGCGCAGTGAGA TTTGAGAAAAGCAGAGAGGAACCACAGAAGACCCCTCATGTTAGGAGCGCAACTCCAGCCTTTAACAAACCCACCATCCATAAGACACAACAGATCGAT GCAAATAAACGCTCTGTTACCAAAGCTAATAGGATAACTGAATGCACAGCCGGCTCTTTGA GAAAGAATTCTGCACTTTACACTGACAGTCCACAGAACAATGGCATGATTACACAAGGTGGAAAG GGAAGTTTGTTTTATCATCATACTGACTGCAATGATGCACAAATGGCAACCCAGGCCAGAAAAGACAAAGTACAGGAGGAAACTCACTATCCAGATGGAAGG GTTGAACGTCTTTTTTTGAACGGATGTCGTGTGATCACATTTCGCAATGGAACGAAGAAAGAGATTGGTGTTGACAAGTCGATCACTGTTACCTTCTTCAACGGAGATGTTAAACGCACACTGGCTGATGGGACTGTG ATATACTACTATTGTGATGCCCAAACAACACACTCAACCTATCCATCTGGTTTGGAGGTTATACAGTTTCCAAACAACCAAAGag AAAAACACCATCCTGATGGCACAAGGGAAATATCCTTCCCGGATGGCACCGTCAAGATTCTCCACTCCGATGGTCGAGAGGAAAGTGTTTTTCCAGATGGAACTATTGTCAAGATATCACA ACATGGTGAAAAGATGGTGGAGTTTACTAATGGGCAGAGAGAGATCCATACTTCACAGTACAAGCGGAGGATGTACCCGGATGGAACCGTTAAAACTGTCTATACGAATGGGAGGCAAGAGACAAAGTTCTCATCTGGGAGGGTTCGCATTAAGAACAATGAATGCGTCATTATGgacaaaaagtga